Proteins from a single region of Micromonospora sp. WMMA1363:
- a CDS encoding D-Ala-D-Ala carboxypeptidase family metallohydrolase, whose product MYFYALKRMVVAFVLALPGTAVATVVAAPAAHADGCYTWTRTLKQGRSGNDVRQLQIRVAGWAAYRNIVHIDGIYGPETAAAVRRFQSAYGLRVDGIAGPQTFAKIYSLQDDDCTPQHFSYSELDNGCGKGGWSGGPLSASATREAAVRTMWKLEALRRSLGDKPLYVTSGFRDIACNRQVGGVSNSQHLYGKAADLQSRTSSLCEVAREARNHGFSGILGPGYPNHNDHVHVDSRRENNSDNRPNTTDWSAPACGVG is encoded by the coding sequence ATGTATTTCTATGCTCTGAAACGGATGGTCGTCGCGTTCGTGCTGGCATTGCCCGGCACGGCGGTCGCCACGGTGGTCGCCGCGCCGGCGGCCCACGCCGACGGCTGCTACACCTGGACAAGAACCCTTAAGCAGGGACGCTCCGGCAACGACGTCCGGCAGTTGCAGATCCGGGTGGCGGGTTGGGCCGCCTACCGAAACATCGTCCATATCGATGGCATCTATGGCCCCGAGACGGCCGCCGCGGTCCGGCGCTTCCAGTCCGCGTACGGCCTGCGGGTTGACGGCATCGCCGGTCCGCAGACGTTCGCCAAGATCTATAGCCTGCAAGACGATGACTGCACCCCGCAGCACTTCAGCTACAGCGAGTTGGACAACGGGTGTGGCAAGGGCGGGTGGAGCGGTGGGCCGCTGTCCGCGAGCGCCACCCGGGAAGCCGCAGTACGTACGATGTGGAAGCTGGAGGCGCTGCGGCGCAGCCTTGGTGACAAGCCGCTCTACGTGACCAGTGGCTTTCGCGACATCGCCTGCAACCGGCAGGTCGGCGGTGTGTCGAACAGCCAGCACCTCTACGGCAAGGCGGCCGACCTGCAATCGCGTACCTCGTCACTGTGCGAGGTGGCCCGAGAAGCCCGTAACCACGGCTTCAGCGGCATCCTCGGGCCGGGATACCCAAACCACAACGACCATGTCCACGTGGACTCCCGCCGGGAGAACAACAGCGACAACAGGCCTAACACGACCGACTGGTCAGCCCCGGCCTGCGGAGTCGGCTGA
- a CDS encoding transposase, with product MSTTSKPNWPRCRHASGRRSWPPGTPRKTCSTCSRWPVNPNRERVAELLYRFYRRCAHADLPELARLATTVQTWWPQILAFLHTGITNAGSEGTNRVIKTVARDAYGFRNPVNQRLRTRCATVASRSICRSVIALTCPSPHASPSTSRAGFSSDLADFRAASVRRAAGAGSPPLSLRHRPVFATRFAIAPPARHFS from the coding sequence ATGTCGACGACCTCGAAGCCGAACTGGCCGCGCTGCCGGCACGCATCGGGGCGCCGATCCTGGCCGCCTGGAACGCCAAGGAAGACCTGCTCGACCTGCTCGCGCTGGCCCGTCAACCCCAATCGCGAACGCGTCGCCGAGCTGCTCTACCGCTTCTACCGCCGCTGCGCCCACGCCGATCTGCCCGAACTCGCCCGCCTGGCAACCACCGTGCAGACCTGGTGGCCCCAGATCCTCGCCTTCCTCCACACCGGCATCACCAACGCTGGCTCCGAAGGCACCAACCGAGTGATCAAAACCGTCGCCCGCGACGCCTACGGCTTCCGCAACCCCGTCAACCAGCGACTACGCACCCGCTGCGCCACTGTCGCTTCTCGTTCAATCTGTCGGTCCGTCATCGCGCTGACCTGCCCTTCGCCACATGCGAGCCCGTCGACGAGTCGGGCCGGCTTCTCATCTGATCTGGCGGATTTCCGTGCCGCGAGCGTCCGGCGGGCCGCCGGAGCAGGGTCTCCGCCACTTTCGCTGAGACACCGGCCGGTGTTCGCCACCCGGTTCGCCATCGCGCCGCCCGCTCGCCACTTCAGCTGA
- a CDS encoding gluconate 2-dehydrogenase subunit 3 family protein, producing the protein MNAENVRFPGFDALSQQRHWDPVTTGVVLERISNLRDFRFFNPDEQAIATVLCDRLLGQGGNGRIPVAAMIDARLAESQTDGWRYADMPEDGQAWRDTLAALREDGFASAGEKEQNALIQAVQDAGDADWHGLPAARVWSLWTRYACTAFYAHPDAWSEMGFPGPAYPRGYKNTGVDRREPFEVVDTRPDEEPR; encoded by the coding sequence GTGAACGCTGAGAACGTGCGGTTTCCTGGTTTCGACGCGCTGTCTCAGCAGCGGCATTGGGATCCGGTGACGACCGGGGTGGTGCTGGAGCGGATCAGCAACCTGCGGGACTTCCGGTTCTTCAACCCCGACGAACAGGCGATCGCGACTGTGCTGTGCGACCGGCTGCTCGGTCAGGGCGGCAACGGCCGGATCCCGGTCGCTGCGATGATCGACGCGCGACTGGCCGAGTCGCAGACCGACGGTTGGCGCTACGCCGACATGCCCGAGGACGGTCAGGCATGGCGCGACACGTTGGCCGCCCTGCGGGAGGACGGGTTCGCGTCCGCCGGGGAGAAGGAACAGAACGCGTTGATCCAGGCCGTTCAGGATGCCGGCGACGCCGATTGGCACGGCCTGCCGGCAGCCCGGGTGTGGAGCCTGTGGACGCGGTACGCCTGCACCGCCTTCTACGCCCATCCGGACGCATGGTCGGAGATGGGTTTTCCGGGGCCGGCCTATCCGCGGGGTTACAAGAACACCGGAGTGGATCGTCGGGAGCCGTTCGAGGTGGTCGACACCCGGCCGGACGAGGAGCCGCGATGA
- a CDS encoding GMC family oxidoreductase: protein MSAVRERNESAWLIPNDGTRTNHRLRRDMRRFDDTDEVDLVVVGCGAGGSVLTQRLARAGWRVVALDAGPFWDPDRDWVSDEAGSHRLYWTDPRVIDGADPVPLGSNNSGRGVGGSMVHYAGYTPRFHPSDFETYTRDGVGIDWPLSYHDLKGYYAAIEEELPVAGEAWPWGDPHTYAHRPHPVSGNGEIFLRGARKAGITAKVGPVAIVNGRFGNRPHCIYRGFCLQGCKVNAKASPLITHIPDALAHGAEVRPDSMVTRIEVDARTGRATGVHYVRDGIGRFQRARMVAVAGYSIETPRLLLNSASTRFPDGLCNDFDQVGRYLMVQGAPQTAGRFDNEIRMYKSPPPEVSSEQFYETDPSKPYKRGFSIQTVSPLPITWAEHVTAQGHWGDKLREYMSDYVHWACLGALCEFLPRADNRVTLADEKDRHGLPVARFSYSQGDNDKRLTRAAQTAMEDILHAAGANEVITIKRYAHLVGGARMAADERHGVVDADCRTFAVPNLYITDGSVLPTQGSANPALTIMAVAARTADRLRE from the coding sequence ATGAGCGCTGTCCGCGAGCGTAACGAGTCGGCCTGGCTGATCCCGAACGACGGCACCCGGACCAACCACAGGCTGCGCCGCGACATGCGCCGGTTCGACGACACCGACGAGGTGGACCTGGTGGTCGTCGGCTGCGGGGCCGGCGGGTCGGTGCTGACCCAGCGGCTGGCCCGGGCCGGCTGGCGGGTGGTGGCGCTGGACGCCGGCCCGTTCTGGGACCCGGATCGCGACTGGGTCAGTGACGAGGCGGGTTCGCACCGGCTGTACTGGACGGATCCGCGGGTGATCGACGGCGCCGACCCGGTGCCGCTGGGCTCCAACAACTCCGGCCGGGGTGTCGGCGGGTCGATGGTGCACTACGCCGGCTACACGCCCCGCTTCCACCCGAGCGATTTCGAGACGTACACCCGGGACGGCGTGGGCATCGACTGGCCGCTCTCCTACCACGACCTGAAGGGCTACTACGCGGCGATCGAGGAAGAGCTGCCGGTCGCCGGGGAAGCCTGGCCGTGGGGTGATCCGCACACCTATGCGCACCGGCCGCACCCGGTCAGCGGCAACGGCGAGATCTTCCTGCGCGGCGCTCGTAAGGCGGGGATCACCGCGAAGGTCGGGCCGGTGGCGATCGTCAACGGGCGTTTCGGGAACCGGCCGCACTGCATCTACCGCGGTTTCTGCCTGCAGGGCTGCAAGGTGAACGCGAAGGCGTCGCCGCTGATCACCCATATCCCGGACGCGCTCGCCCACGGCGCCGAGGTCCGACCGGATTCGATGGTCACCCGGATCGAGGTGGATGCGCGGACCGGTCGGGCGACCGGGGTGCATTACGTACGGGACGGGATCGGCCGGTTCCAGCGGGCCCGCATGGTGGCCGTCGCGGGGTATTCGATCGAGACGCCGCGGCTGCTGCTCAACTCCGCCTCGACGCGCTTCCCGGACGGCCTGTGCAACGACTTCGACCAGGTTGGCCGGTATCTGATGGTGCAGGGTGCGCCGCAGACCGCAGGCCGGTTCGACAACGAGATCCGGATGTACAAGTCGCCGCCGCCCGAGGTCAGCTCCGAGCAGTTCTACGAGACCGACCCAAGCAAGCCGTACAAGAGAGGGTTTTCGATCCAGACCGTCTCACCTTTGCCGATCACGTGGGCCGAGCACGTCACCGCCCAAGGGCACTGGGGCGACAAGCTGCGCGAATACATGAGCGACTACGTGCACTGGGCTTGCCTCGGCGCGCTGTGCGAGTTCCTACCCCGGGCCGACAACCGGGTCACCCTGGCCGACGAGAAGGACCGCCACGGCCTGCCAGTCGCCCGGTTCAGCTACAGCCAGGGCGACAACGACAAGCGGCTGACGCGCGCCGCCCAGACGGCCATGGAAGACATCCTGCACGCCGCGGGCGCCAACGAAGTGATCACGATCAAACGGTACGCCCACCTGGTCGGTGGTGCCCGGATGGCCGCCGACGAACGGCACGGCGTGGTCGACGCGGACTGTCGCACCTTCGCCGTACCCAATCTCTACATCACCGACGGCAGCGTGTTGCCGACGCAGGGCAGCGCGAACCCGGCCCTGACGATCATGGCTGTCGCCGCCCGCACCGCCGACCGGCTCCGGGAGTGA
- a CDS encoding transposase: MAAPKKYPDELRQRAVRLYRESDPKPVIRRLAEQLGVHHEALRNWIRQAEADTGERHDRPTSEMVEENRRLRREVTELRRANEILKAASAYFAAELDPTRRRS, encoded by the coding sequence GTGGCAGCACCGAAGAAGTACCCCGATGAGCTACGTCAGCGCGCTGTGCGCTTGTATCGCGAGTCGGACCCGAAGCCGGTGATCCGGCGCTTGGCCGAGCAGCTTGGCGTGCATCACGAGGCGCTGCGGAACTGGATCCGTCAGGCCGAGGCTGACACGGGTGAGCGTCACGACCGGCCGACCAGCGAGATGGTCGAGGAGAACCGCCGGCTGCGCAGGGAGGTCACCGAGCTGCGGCGGGCCAACGAGATCCTGAAGGCCGCGAGCGCGTATTTCGCGGCGGAGCTCGACCCGACCCGGCGACGGTCATGA